Genomic segment of Salvia splendens isolate huo1 chromosome 12, SspV2, whole genome shotgun sequence:
taactttaaaacgcatataactttctcgatttaaattatgttttcgcacaacatatatcaaaataaagataatttcataaggattctaacgcgatctcacttgcatatgttccgatgtcaaaatttgaaaaaaatttcaaaaattttcaattttttcgtacaccAACAAATGTAAACattgtatataaaatatgtcaatataatacatgtagaatgtcaatataaacattgtgttgacattctcaaagcattgtgttgatattttcgaaacactatattgacattttcatccaaatctttttcgatttaattaaaaaaataaaaattacgcatggcaaattttagaccacaagatttctaaaatcttatggtcttaaattaattgcagttagcaattaaatgatgagttaacaattgatcactccctCTAGTATCTTTTAATAAGAAATATATCATTACAAATATTTGAAAGCTTTGTTTCAATTTTTATCCGTGGTTTGAacatattttgatttatatttttaactattgtctgaaaaatcatgaattttgataaaattaaaatatatagagtatttcataattttagaaattaacaaaaaattatgtaaaattTAGTCTAATTATAGTATTAATGTTTTCTAGccaactattttctttttataacaTCTTTTAATTAATCGGCATTTATAACTTGATTTGATTATTCATATGCCAAATCAGATATAATTACCAGAAACATTCATCAAAGAATGCAAACAAATCCATAATTTCAAGAACAGAGCAATATATAACCAAACTTGGTGCATTTTCCAAAAATTCGATATTTCGATAACGTTGAATGAAAAGGAAAGAGCACTTAATGAAGCTGTGGGCGCTCACACGTGATCGCTACCACATGTTAGAATGGACAACATATAGCTACACTGGATGGGGCCTACTTGACCTTTAGCCCCCACATGAGAAAAAAGATATCCACAAAACAAAGCAAGAAAGAAGCAAAGAATATGCTTTACTTTGCTCTGCTCTGCTAACATAACATCCTTCCTTGAAATTATTTAATGCACGTAGAACAGTAAAGATAGGAAAGTTAAAATGCTTTAATAGTTTCATTGCTATGAATGCTTCTTGTTACATTAGTCCATCGTTATCTTTATGCCCTTTTCGTGTCATTCTTTGAAACTTTCAGGAGTTTTTCATGcccatctttctctctccttttttcTGACAATCATCTTTAGAGAGAGATATCCATGGAGTTTTTGCAACACCCGATTTTTACTGCCTTTTTAGCTCTTTTGCTATCTTATCTTGTTGCCAAGATTGTTTCTTTTGCTGTTTCTAGCTCAAGCCCTGATGTTGATTCTGTTGCTAGGGAAGGTGGGGGTGAAAAAGGTGTGATCTTGGAGAGGGGGTTGGAGGTTAGGAGAGGGAAAGTGGCGAAAAGAGTGAAATTTGTAGATGATGTTGTGATCAGAAGGGTTGATCGTTATGAGGGGTCTGAAAATCTTGATGCTGAGGAGGTCGTTTCTGAGGTTGAAAGGGTTGATCAATTTGGGGGTGATGTGGATTTTGGGGAAAGAGAAAGTAAGGAAGAATGTTATGATGAGAGAGAATTGGGTGATGTTGTAATTGAAGGGAGTGAGGAAATTGAAATGCTGTTTGAGAAAGAGGGCTGTGGTGCTGTGCATGTGGTGAAAAGTGTGGGTGATGATGATATGGTAGTTGATGAGAGAGAAGGGAATGAGGAGATTAATGAGAGAGAAGGGAATGAGGAGATTaataagagagaagggaatGAGGAGATTGAGGAGAGAGGAGGGAATGAGGAGATTGATGAGAGAGAAGGGAATGGAGGGAGTGAGGAGAAGAAGGTGAGGGATGAGAGTGATGATGATTGGGAGGGAGTGGAGAGGAGTGAGCTGGAGAGAGGCTTTGCAGAAGCTGTTAACTATGTGGAGTGTGGAGGGAAGGGGAGAGAGGAGGATCGGCTGGCGAGATTGGGGAGTGATGTTCAGATGCAGCTCTATGGGCTGCATAAGGTTGCCCTCGAGGGGCCTTGCCTCGAGTCTCAGCCCATGGCGCTTATGGTCTCTGCTCGTACGAAATGGTACTTGATCTTTATATGGATctaattttacaaaatataaGTTGTTTGTATGATTGTATCCGTGTTTTGAGCATTTCTTGTTTTCCATATGTATAACTATAGCAATATTTAGGATTAACTAGCTAGAAAATTGACATATTGTAGGGCATTGCTAGCTCGTGTTTCCCTTGTTTTCGAGAATGGTCATTAAGAGTTGTATAGTATCGGCTCGAATACATTGACACAGACACATACTAAGTTAGCATCTAAGTACTATGAATTACTCTTGAGTTCGCTAGAACATTGACAAAGATTGTAGGGCGCTGCTATCTCGTATTTTTCTTGTTGTGATTAATGATAATTGAGTGTTATATAGTACTAGCATCGTTTCATGGAATTGTGATTTCTGTAGATTAGTATTGGCTCGAATGCGTTGACATAGTAAGTTAGCATTTAAGTACTAAATAATTACTCCTGAATTTGCTAGAACATTGAAGAAGATTTTTAAGGTGTTGCTTTCTTGTGTTTCTCTTGTTGTCGTGAATGATCACTGAGCCGACCACTAGAAGAATTCTGAATTCTTCAGATTAGTATCACTATCACCCCGAGTGCATTGACATAGCAAATACCTAAGTCACTTCAGACCACATTTCATATGAAACAGAAACGAATAATATTGTTAATGAGTTAAACGAATAGTGCATCGAGAACCATAGGTCACTCGTGAAAGTAGCTGCCATGGTGTAGTTTGATTGCTAGTTATATAACAGGGTTGAAAAAAGCTGCTATGTGTGAGTGATCGGGGCCGCTAATTCCATTGTGCAAGGAATGCGTGGCAAGGACTAGGAAGCATGAGCCGGGAGCTGGCTATGGAGCAGTATATTAAAGTCTTATCGGAAAATATACCTGAATGGATGCACGAGCATACCACTGTAAGACAGTCCTATTTCCACGATGCATAAAGTACTATTTGAAACCAATTTACACGAACTTCTCCCCTATACACGTAACTCTTGTTTAGGATGACACCATTCAGAGAAAGACAGATCCAAACGATGAAATATCCATTGCTGAGCACATCAAGTTGGTGAAGTTTTACCTTTTCCTTTCTTGTAATCTATCTTTTTCACCTTTTATGTTCAAGCGCTTAACGCCTAGTGTTTTATTCCCGCAGGGTACCAGAAACGAGCACCACTCCTGATGGTGATTCGAGCTCTGCGGATAAGGTAACTAACAGCTTACCCTGTAACGACATTGCATCTGAATATCTTGAAAATTTTATGGCTAATATCTCGAGATAACTTGGCACGTCATATCATACTTTTCTGTTTTTCGTGAAGCTCTAAATGTTACGCTTTTCAATTTCAAGTCTCTGAGAGAGCAACAGAGCACAATAGAACTCAGTTACTACTTTTGAATCTCTCTTAGCCTTATTCTGAACAAATATTTTCCTTCTTAGATTCTCAAAATCCCTCGACACTTTGAATAAGTTTTCGTATTAATATACATAGACGAAACGTTTGATTCTCTTCACACAGAAACATTCTATTTTTGCTTTGAATTAGCAGGAAATGAGTAGTCCTTCAAAAATGTTCGTTAATCGTATGAACTCTTTGTGTATAGCATCATAAGCTTATGACCCGATTTATGTATTTTTGCTATGGCAGGTTGAAGCTGTATAGCAGGGTAAAGATATACTCGTGTATCACCTCTTTTACCAGTTACCTCTTCGGGTAAATCTTTCGTGTAATTTCTCAGTCCCTCTAACCTCTCGTGCTTAATATGTATATTGTGCTCAACATAGCTTACTCGTTCGAGTTGGATTTTGTTGTATTTCTTTCAAAATAATTTTCTGCTAATTGAATACATATATGTCTTCCTTAATTTCATCTTCCTATCTTTACTGATGTGTCTTGAAGCATAACGGTGATGCAATCTTTTATGTATAATGAGAATTAAGACTTTCTGTTTTCTTCTCTTTCTATATCTTGAATTGAATGATTTATATGGTAATAATAAACAGGGGTGAAGGACTCAAGATTTACTGTTGGAGCCAAGTTAAATGGGTTAATTGGTGTCCATTTCATTGAATGCTACTAATTGTTATTATGTGAGGGTTTGTGGTGTATGTATAAATGATCAAAACTATGCATATTTATACTTGTATTTGATGTTACTCTCCATGGATGATTGTATAGTATGTTAATGTTGTTATGCTATATTTTCTTCTTTGTTGGTACTAATGTTAAATCACAAAATATGACTGAATTTGCAATTTTGTGACAAATTAAATAGAGAGGGACTATTCCAAATGAACCTAAATATAAATAGTCTTTTGATTTCTTCTCATCATAGCAATCATAATGAGACACCATGCTTAAGCCATAAACACAAATCATAATGGATCATTATTAGAAATACAGAAGCATAGGGATATATAGATTTATTAAACAATGAAATCATCATATATTAACAACTACAACATGATGAACAGAAGCACAATTCTTGATTTTACAACAGCAGATTAATACTACAACTTACAACAGCAGATCCTGCTGGAAAAAAACCAACACTCTTGAGTGAGATTATAGAGAGAGTGACAAAAACACTCATTTATGACTCTATACACAGATTCATAGCATAAACTGTAAAATTCCCCTCTGAATTTGTAGGATGCCCTTTCACTGCTACTTCACTTTGTCAGTCTGTACCACAGAGAACTAACCTAAGCGCTTCTGCAAAAAAGAAGAAACAGCTATCTGAGACTGGGGTACACGGCAACCTTGGCTCCGTACGTGGCCGTGTTCTTCGCCCTCCCTTGTTGAGGGAGCTCACACGCTTCCCCGATGGAACCAAGCTTCAGCTCAGCAGGCGGAATGAAGCAGTCAGCAGAGAGTCCAGGGACGTTGAACGCTACTTCCTCAATCGTCCACACCTCTTCCATGCTCGTTTTGGAGTGGCTCATTGCCGTTTCCCCGAACCTAAAGAGGGTCGCCACAGACCGCCCAGAGTGGGCGACCATCACGCCCTCAACAGGCCGGTAGTCATCAAGAACCGAGTTTATGGTAGTCTCCCAGTACACTGCATCGCCCCCGTTGGTCTGTATCCGGGTCAAGTGGGAGTCCTCAAGTTGCACGAGGAGCCCCGTTTTCTGGCTGAAGTAGCCAAACAGGACATGCCTTATGATCTCCGCAGGCCCTTCTTCGCTCCTGGCTTTCAGTGTGAGCGGATCAGCGCAGAGCTTGAGAACGAAGCAATCCTCCCCATTGATCGTCTTCTCCCCCGTGCACCTCGCGTTCACAAACATGTTGGCCGTGGTTCTCGGATCAAGGCCCTGCAATTCACATTCAACCCAACACGAATCAATCAACAAGCAAAGAGATGCTGCATTGCACCCAAAGCCAAATCCAGCAATGTATCAACCTGTAGGGCACGGCGAAGAGGGCGGACAGGCCCTTTGGCCGAATGTGCACCGAGCCACGGAGTATGCCTCCAGACGAGCTCGCCATTGCAACCAGCGTGAACCTTGCTGCCACCAAGAGCGAGCTCAACATACCACATATCAGGATTCATTTGCCAGAGCACGAATCCCCCCGACTCAGCTGCTTTGGACGAATTCCGACTCTTGATCACCTTGCCCGCAGTCTCGAGATCGGATGCCAGCATCTTCACCTTCCCCATCGCGTAGGCATTCTGTATACAGTTTTGAACCTTATGGCCTCCAGATGCCGCCAGATATTGCTGCAGAATGTACTGGGCAGAGGAGAATTCCTACATCAAAACATTACACCGaaattcttaattattttatcatagaaaataaagaaataaacaagAAAGGACCACCATGTGCAACATGatctatttattagtattatctTTTGTTCTCATAATTTTTAAAGAATTTATGAGCACAGTGACTGTCTACCAACCAAAAAGATATGAGGTCAACAATCCCAATCCGAAAATAACTCTCTACTTTTACATTTTACACCTTCACGTCTCTATTCAGCAATGctattttaatttctaagaATCCAACCTACTACTTATCTatgtaaaaaaacaaattcacCCATCTCATAAAATCAGAAGAAAGAGCACAAAAATGCAGATAGATAAATAGGCTATAAAAACAGAGCAAACAAAATCACAATCAAGTGTTTCAAAATGAACAAAACTGCTCAATTAGGAAAGAAACAAAAcagttttttatatttttccccaCGCAATGAAAAATGACAGTCAATTTTCTCACAAAAATTGACACACAGAAATGCAGAAAAAAAGGCCCTGGAAATGAAAAACGTTCAATTTTAAGAAAAAGacaactaagctaagaaataGCAGAGGGAACTAACAATAGGTGTATCTTTAATACAGAGGTGCGGCAGGGGGTCGTTATTGCTAACATGCACCGGCGCAAGCGGCGCGCCGAGCACGCCGAGGAGCAGGTGCAGATCGGACCTCGAGCAGCCCGAGGCGGAGCTGGAAGGAGCTGGAGCTCTGCAGAGCCAATTCGCCCAGCCTTCAGCCCTGAGGTCACCCGAATCCGACTCATCCGGATCCGGACCCTCCCTCAGCGGCGACAGAGCTTCCGCGCCAGGCCTCACACTGCTCGATCTCGAAACACACATTTCCGGCCGCGCCACGCCGCTTCCCCTCCTCCGCGACGGCGACTGGCTCCGCCCCCTCCTCGACCGCGACTTCGACAGTCCCCGCGCCATTTCCTCCTTCACTGCCGAGAAAAACCCTTGCTTCCGCTCCATCACTGCGGAGGCGGAGAGCTAACTAGAAATTGATTCGAATTAGGTCGAATTGGTGAGAATGTCGGGGAACTGAAGTGGAAATCGGAGAGACGAAGCGTTAACTCAAAATTGATCGAAATTAGGGGCAAATTGATGATAATTACGATGAATTGAACTGGAAATCGGAGAGGCGAAGAGAATGTGGGGCGGGGAAATGGAGATGGAAACCGGAGCGGCGGCGAGCAGAAGCGCTGCAGCTGGTGTTGGCGGAGGAGagaagtgagagagagaaatgggaTGACGTTAAGTAGAAGCAAactttttcatttgttttactGTATTTATAGAAAAGCCAAATTGTGAAAATCGAAAAACTAAGTTTTTATTTGTTCACAAATAGTACAATTTGACAaaaaatttcatgaaattatAATCGATACTATAATCGAAAAATTTATGCGAATATATTTGTATCTGAATGAATACATATAGTCTATTTATAAGGTcgaataattaaaaaacaccaaaaatattAAACTTAAGCTATAGTACTCCTTTCGTCTCATTATAAGTGAGGTGTATTTTTTTAGACTGTCACATCATAAATGAGATATACTAAAAAACAATACTCTATGTTTCTCTTGTTTTAACTCTCCTGcattttctctctacttttttttcacTCCTAAAAACTTAAACTTACGTTGAAATGAAACTTATCGGGGatgagggagtactacttatgCAAGATTAAATATATTGAAATAATAGGTGTATGGTACCGATGGCTAGTTACTAATTTTGTGACCTGTATTACTATAGAAACTAAATCTATGGTATTGTATAGATCTTCTATTACTTTCTCTGTTTTTTTAATCACATTCAATGACTAGATTATTATTACATTAATTTGTGATTATCTATTTGTTTTGAAGTGCATTAGACATTTACAAAGATATGGTATCACAGTTCATACGCATGACAGCTAAACTGTAATTAATACATACTATTGTATACAGAAGTAAATATATGTTGGTATACTAATTGCATTTTATTAAGTTAATATTATggttctttatttatttatttcatgatGGTGGTAACTCAAACTTTACTGCCAAGATTGAATCCATGTAATTATCTATAAGTGCTAATAGTGCATTATCATAATTATCACGTGAGGTGCAACGTGAATTTAACCATTAACAACTGTAGAAAATTAGAGAATGGTGTTTTGCTTATTCAGAAATTAATGTAAAAAACGTGAGAGTAAAAAAAAAGGATGAACTTAAGACTTATTGAGTCACTAACTGATTTTGGAATAAAATTTATTGATGTTTGGTTGATTGTTAGTTGTCACTTCACGTTAAAATTGAGTATAACTAATCCTCTCttatatcaaaataaattatgtCCTCTCACCTTCTTTAACCATAATAATATTCATAGAATTAATAAATGTGAAAATAAGTTAGTTTTACTGGAGTATTTGTTAGAGAAATCAAGTAAAAATTCATGTAACTTGATTTGGAGGTGTCGTGCAGCAACAATTGATCATTTATACTGTCttatatcaaaataaattatgtCCTCTCAAAGCATTCAAGAAGAATCAATAAATGatttattcatttatatatTTCAGTATAAGAATCTTAATTTCTTTTCACGTATTAGTAGTGAAGATGATTTTTATTGCCGGATCATATAAAGAAAGAACATTTCCAATAATTATACActatgtaaataaaaaattgatcaaggtaattttattttcaaatattttatcatACTCAAAATATTTCATCTTCGAAAATATTCAAATGGCTGTCAAATAAGACCCCACTCAAACATAATATTTTTACTTTGTCACTGCTAATATGGACACAAAagattaaagtaaaaaaaggaaaaattgatgAAGACAAAAAATAATGCAGCAAAAaggtaattaaattaaataaataaataaatttcctgCATTGCgccaataaataatttaaatgggGCACCAAATTAATTTTACCAGAAATAACCAGAGTCACATTCGTCTATAATAATAGTTTTTCCTCTCTTTTTAACTACTATATATGTTTAAATCTATACCAGATTCTAAACTTTTTTATGAACCTACTTCTTTCTTCATTTTTGGCTTTCACTTGAATTGTTCCCATTCTTTAATTAGAAAATTGAGATTCGATTTCTCATTTTACAAAAGAAATGGCACAGTTAAGCCACATAAACAAGTGGTTATGTTCTTAATCTTAAACTTCTGTTAAACATAAATGTAACAAAAAAAAGTCATATGTGGCAAATTCAATGTGTACCGCCACGTGTGAAGTTCAATAGTTAAATGAGTTTGAAAATTCAATAGTGTCTCTTTACTATTTTCAACTCCATATTTAATCCAAAGTGAACTACATCAATGGTACTTGAtctcactttcgcacataaatagtattcgatctttattttatatcgtttttacctataaatcacatttttagtacctgatgcaattttcacccaaaataccctctaaacaaactcatttttccatttgtgtcataAATGGTATTTTGGGCATTGACAAAACTAgaaccaaaagtgatattataatatcttctctcattctcctcactctttatactattattattaatcaatattaatattattattttggtgttataaattaataattaatttattttttaatatcatttaaatatacttaatcataattatagttctaattatattgaattattataataatattattgttataatagtaTAAACTCGTAGtacttaataaataataataatgattttatattaaattaaaggttaatgaaaaatatactaatacgatttcttctttcttttaaactAGAAGCCTATCAATATATAAGATCACTTCAACAATTGGTGAGTCAACACAAATAGTAATTCTAGAAAGCAAGCAACTACTATATTATCTgagatttaaatatttatattgctTCACAACTAGGATCAATTTCCAAGTTATGACCTAACAATTGGTAGCGTGAcatcaaatttgaattaaaatagaCTTTACGTATATGATTAATCAATTGCTTATATCAAATAGATACTTAAAAAATTCATCTAGTACTCTACTTATAAAATATGGTCATCACTAGCACACCTCATTTCATAGACCACACAATATTTGTAATCATAAAGGAAACATAGTAAAATACTTGAATATCATTTCGCCCTTTGATTCGTACAAGCATCTACACTGATTTACCAATATAAGTATATTTTGTCCATTCTTTTTGTCATACATAACTGAAGTAAGAGTAATAAATTTAGACAAATTTTATCCCGTTTAGTAAAGGttggaaaaataatattaaaacatgatattttaatttttgaaattgtCTAGTTCAGGTGTAAAACGATATTAAGTGTGGAGCTCAAAACAAAATCGtttattcaaacaaatatttttcttttatttttttctttctaattttataaaataatgtcGTTTAAGTATCACGAAAAGATATCGTTTGACACACGATGATCAAGTATCACCAAAAGTATCATGAAACACAAGAtaagaaaattgagaaaaactaaaattttacaTCCAACTTAATAATTCAAATGAGTATCATCATTAAGAGCAATAGCAAATGTCATATTCTATTGACATAGACTCTTCAACAATTCTTATGCATCAAGTGAATCTCATCAAaagattcttttttttttttctatgaaTCTTTCAGTTTACAATTGCCATAATTTCCCCTAAAAATCAACAAGATAATTGAAGAAAAATCGATTCATGATTTGCATATACAAGAAAAACAACTTATATACATATGAATTTGTATAACAAGATGCATTTAATTTAGAGGACATATGGCGATCGGAGGTGAGGTGATGGAGTAGGTAGGTAGCTAGGTCGCCGGCGAGATGGATTTGAGAAGAGAAGCAGATTTGAAAGTGAATGAATAttgaggaggaagaagatgaaagtGATCGGTTCTTCTCCTTGGATGATCCGCCGCTGGCTGGTTTAGATACGCATATTTGCTCTTAGTCCACCTGCATAGCATATCAACATTCAGATTCATTTCTATGCACTAATTATAGATCAATTTGAGCTAATTACCAGTCTTTCGCTACCGCAGATTTACtcttctcctcctccaccaccgcTAAGGACTCCTTGAATCTCAGGTAATCATCCTCCTGTATATGATTGAATTTTCAGAGAGATCTACAGCGAcagcgtgtgtgtgtgtgtgtgtgatagagagagaatttcTTCAAATTGCAGGTAATCATCTGCCTCTAAACCTGACTGCACTTTTAGAATTTACACAGAGATCTACAGAGTGTCTGTGTGtgtgatagagagagagagataatttcttcaaattgcaGGTGATAATCCTCCTGTAACTGATTCAATTTTGAGAAATTACAGAGAGAGATCTATGAAGCGAGAGAGATAATTCAAATTGCAGTTAATCATCCGCctgtaattgtttgaattttaagaaattttagagagagagagttacgGAGAGATTCTGAGCGCGGAGGCGAGCGGCGGCCTTGACGGCGG
This window contains:
- the LOC121758943 gene encoding acyl-CoA-binding domain-containing protein 3-like isoform X3; protein product: MEFLQHPIFTAFLALLLSYLVAKIVSFAVSSSSPDVDSVAREGGGEKGVILERGLEVRRGKVAKRVKFVDDVVIRRVDRYEGSENLDAEEVVSEVERVDQFGGDVDFGERESKEECYDERELGDVVIEGSEEIEMLFEKEGCGAVHVVKSVGDDDMVVDEREGNEEINEREGNEEINKREGNEEIEERGGNEEIDEREGNGGSEEKKVRDESDDDWEGVERSELERGFAEAVNYVECGGKGREEDRLARLGSDVQMQLYGLHKVALEGPCLESQPMALMVSARTKWVEKSCYV
- the LOC121758943 gene encoding acyl-CoA-binding domain-containing protein 3-like isoform X2, yielding MEFLQHPIFTAFLALLLSYLVAKIVSFAVSSSSPDVDSVAREGGGEKGVILERGLEVRRGKVAKRVKFVDDVVIRRVDRYEGSENLDAEEVVSEVERVDQFGGDVDFGERESKEECYDERELGDVVIEGSEEIEMLFEKEGCGAVHVVKSVGDDDMVVDEREGNEEINEREGNEEINKREGNEEIEERGGNEEIDEREGNGGSEEKKVRDESDDDWEGVERSELERGFAEAVNYVECGGKGREEDRLARLGSDVQMQLYGLHKVALEGPCLESQPMALMVSARTKWNAWQGLGSMSRELAMEQYIKVLSENIPEWMHEHTTDDTIQRKTDPNDEISIAEHIKLGTRNEHHS
- the LOC121758943 gene encoding acyl-CoA-binding domain-containing protein 3-like isoform X1 translates to MEFLQHPIFTAFLALLLSYLVAKIVSFAVSSSSPDVDSVAREGGGEKGVILERGLEVRRGKVAKRVKFVDDVVIRRVDRYEGSENLDAEEVVSEVERVDQFGGDVDFGERESKEECYDERELGDVVIEGSEEIEMLFEKEGCGAVHVVKSVGDDDMVVDEREGNEEINEREGNEEINKREGNEEIEERGGNEEIDEREGNGGSEEKKVRDESDDDWEGVERSELERGFAEAVNYVECGGKGREEDRLARLGSDVQMQLYGLHKVALEGPCLESQPMALMVSARTKWNAWQGLGSMSRELAMEQYIKVLSENIPEWMHEHTTDDTIQRKTDPNDEISIAEHIKVPETSTTPDGDSSSADKVEAV
- the LOC121758942 gene encoding uncharacterized protein LOC121758942; the encoded protein is MERKQGFFSAVKEEMARGLSKSRSRRGRSQSPSRRRGSGVARPEMCVSRSSSVRPGAEALSPLREGPDPDESDSGDLRAEGWANWLCRAPAPSSSASGCSRSDLHLLLGVLGAPLAPVHVSNNDPLPHLCIKDTPIEFSSAQYILQQYLAASGGHKVQNCIQNAYAMGKVKMLASDLETAGKVIKSRNSSKAAESGGFVLWQMNPDMWYVELALGGSKVHAGCNGELVWRHTPWLGAHSAKGPVRPLRRALQGLDPRTTANMFVNARCTGEKTINGEDCFVLKLCADPLTLKARSEEGPAEIIRHVLFGYFSQKTGLLVQLEDSHLTRIQTNGGDAVYWETTINSVLDDYRPVEGVMVAHSGRSVATLFRFGETAMSHSKTSMEEVWTIEEVAFNVPGLSADCFIPPAELKLGSIGEACELPQQGRAKNTATYGAKVAVYPSLR
- the LOC121758945 gene encoding uncharacterized protein LOC121758945, with the translated sequence MVAQSVTNKQIARYWNQRRRLEEDHLFAAVKAAARLRAQNLSEDDYLRFKESLAVVEEEKSKSAVAKDWWTKSKYAYLNQPAADHPRRRTDHFHLLPPQYSFTFKSASLLKSISPAT